From the genome of Mixophyes fleayi isolate aMixFle1 chromosome 2, aMixFle1.hap1, whole genome shotgun sequence, one region includes:
- the TPBGL gene encoding trophoblast glycoprotein-like, which translates to MPRKHLIYQDNFNTLLNSDNCWLLLKLMGLLIFINVTASCPLNCYCHNKTGLVQCHFQSLQEVPEDIPHWVQNLSLTGSNITVLRASFFRRNGTNLSNLTTLILTNNNIQVIESKAFLQLPSLTTLDLSYNALSSISNITFAGLSQLQVLKLNHALREPALIHVLNSQWAESLRSLSTLELTGNELPTLPRTVLDIEGLQTIHIGNNSIKRIDEETISELKEKKVQVYLSPNPIVCDCKIRVMLLWIKNTSQTLDAHSLECYAPPNLNGTLVTTLRSDNLKCINEDLETASYVFFGIVLALIGVIFLMVLYLNRRGIKRWLNNFREACRDQMEGYHYRYEQDSDPRRSNASTGI; encoded by the coding sequence ATGCCACGAAAACACCTGATTTATCAAGATAACTTCAACACGTTGCTGAATTCAGACAATTGCTGGCTGCTTTTAAAGTTGATGGGGCTTCTAATCTTCATAAATGTCACCGCTTCTTGTCCGTTAAACTGCTACTGCCACAATAAAACTGGCCTTGTTCAATGTCATTTCCAATCACTACAGGAGGTCCCAGAGGATATCCCCCATTGGGTCCAGAACCTGTCACTCACTGGCAGCAATATAACTGTCCTTCGAGCCTCATTCTTCAGGAGAAATGGAACAAATCTGAGCAACTTAACGACGCTCATACTTACCAACAACAACATCCAAGTCATAGAGTCAAAGGCATTTCTCCAGCTACCCAGTCTTACGACGTTAGATTTGAGCTACAATGCTCTGAGCTCAATATCGAACATCACATTTGCGGGATTGTCTCAGCTTCAAGTTTTAAAGTTGAACCATGCCCTCAGAGAACCAGCTCTGATACACGTACTTAACTCTCAATGGGCAGAAAGCTTGAGGAGTCTGAGCACATTGGAATTAACTGGTAATGAATTACCAACTTTACCCAGGACAGTGCTGGATATAGAGGGCTTACAAACAATCCACATTGGAAATAATTCTATTAAAAGAATCGATGAAGAGACTATTTCTGAATTAAAGGAAAAGAAAGttcaagtttatttaagtccAAACCCAATTGTCTGTGACTGTAAAATACGAGTAATGCTCTTGTGGATCAAAAATACTTCTCAAACTTTGGATGCCCATAGCCTCGAGTGCTACGCACCACCAAATTTAAACGGCACCCTGGTCACCACTCTCAGAAGTGACAACCTAAAGTGCATTAACGAGGATCTGGAGACGGCTTCCTATGTCTTCTTTGGAATAGTGCTAGCTCTTATTGGCGTTATATTCCTCATGGTCCTGTACCTGAACAGACGAGGAATCAAGAGGTGGCTGAATAACTTCCGGGAAGCCTGCAGGGACCAGATGGAAGGATATCATTACCGCTATGAACAGGACTCAGATCCCAGAAGGTCAAATGCTTCAACTGGAATATAA